The proteins below are encoded in one region of Effusibacillus dendaii:
- a CDS encoding class I adenylate-forming enzyme family protein has translation MNLGTVFECAVGRYPNEIALVQDKKYVSFLQLNEEVNRLASALRKLGVKKRDRVMVLMKNRMETVCLFWAIQKLGAIYTPINLRFSPEDTQYCINDAEPRVVFYEKFSERSVIKARFNERPILISLEQDGGDLSYRELAVRGASDFDCVPSDDDDIAVMLYTSGTTGVPKGVPRSHKNEYGSTMAHILQNHYEMFESTLGAMPLYHTMGVRSLLATCILNGKYVLLPDFDTRTALTLLSREKISCLYMIPTMYHELLNDPSISDFDLSALRKIGYAGAPMSVPLTKKCFQMLKPQHFVNHYGSTEIYTFTTCSVLDKKPGCAGRPGIHQQIRLVVPDTNAASTPDDIVLPGEVGEIIVHAGSIEAFKGYWNRPDATRKAIRNNWYFTGDLGILDEDGDLFIVGRVDEIVISGGENISPVEIEEVLLHHPKVLEAAVLGEEDDRWGQIVVAFIVTKDPTMTVQELDQFCKEHPKLSNFKRPRKYVFVHEIPKSPAGKILRRQLRSENIEQVGQ, from the coding sequence TTGAATTTGGGAACGGTCTTTGAATGTGCTGTAGGCAGATATCCGAATGAAATCGCTCTTGTACAAGACAAAAAATACGTTTCGTTTTTGCAACTGAATGAAGAAGTAAACCGATTGGCTTCTGCCCTGCGTAAACTGGGCGTGAAAAAAAGGGACCGGGTCATGGTTCTGATGAAAAATCGGATGGAGACAGTTTGTTTATTCTGGGCCATTCAAAAATTGGGCGCGATATACACACCGATCAATTTGCGCTTTTCGCCAGAGGATACACAATACTGTATCAACGATGCGGAGCCGAGGGTTGTTTTTTACGAAAAATTCAGCGAACGTTCCGTGATCAAAGCGAGATTTAATGAAAGGCCGATTTTAATAAGTTTGGAGCAAGACGGGGGAGATCTTTCGTATCGGGAATTGGCGGTCAGGGGCGCAAGTGATTTTGATTGTGTACCGAGTGACGATGACGATATCGCTGTCATGCTTTACACTTCGGGAACTACCGGAGTGCCCAAAGGGGTGCCGAGATCACACAAAAACGAATATGGGTCCACGATGGCCCACATTTTGCAAAATCATTATGAAATGTTTGAAAGTACGTTGGGGGCTATGCCTTTGTACCACACGATGGGGGTACGATCGCTGCTCGCAACCTGCATATTAAACGGGAAATACGTGTTGCTTCCCGATTTTGACACGCGCACGGCGCTCACACTTTTGTCCAGAGAAAAAATCAGCTGTCTGTATATGATTCCTACAATGTACCACGAACTGCTGAACGATCCGTCAATTTCTGATTTTGACCTGTCAGCGTTACGAAAAATCGGGTATGCGGGCGCTCCGATGTCCGTACCATTGACAAAAAAATGTTTTCAAATGTTGAAACCGCAGCACTTTGTGAACCATTACGGCAGTACGGAAATCTATACTTTCACCACCTGCTCTGTATTGGACAAGAAGCCAGGATGTGCCGGAAGACCGGGAATTCATCAGCAAATCCGGCTTGTCGTTCCGGATACAAACGCTGCTTCTACACCTGACGACATCGTTTTACCCGGGGAAGTGGGTGAAATCATTGTTCACGCCGGATCGATTGAAGCATTTAAAGGATATTGGAACAGGCCGGACGCGACCCGAAAAGCGATTCGGAACAATTGGTATTTTACGGGGGATCTTGGGATTTTGGATGAAGACGGGGATCTGTTTATTGTCGGTCGAGTTGATGAAATCGTGATTTCCGGCGGCGAAAACATATCTCCTGTTGAGATTGAGGAAGTGCTGCTGCATCATCCGAAAGTCTTGGAGGCGGCGGTTTTGGGGGAAGAAGATGATCGCTGGGGCCAGATTGTGGTCGCATTTATCGTTACGAAAGATCCAACGATGACGGTGCAGGAACTGGATCAATTCTGCAAGGAGCATCCGAAACTGTCAAACTTTAAGCGACCAAGAAAATATGTATTCGTGCATGAAATTCCAAAGAGTCCTGCCGGGAAAATTCTGCGGCGTCAATTGCGGAGTGAAAACATTGAACAAGTGGGGCAGTGA
- a CDS encoding response regulator transcription factor, giving the protein MSGLLIIDDEVETRQEIRLMIEESSYNYFSVCEAGSAERGLMLLKQNQPGIVILDLSLPDMDGIQLGKKALELNPQVSIIVLTHLKMFDLVQACMNAGFSRYYLKPLSKVDLLSALDKLLIPDLVKETSYLRKVSSSNDFEVDLGNPIESATGYIHSHFHEPITLNEVADRVYLSASHFSRLFKAEMGVTFIEYLTRYRLEQSKKLLKMTSLPIEVIANNTGFANASYFATTFKRLEGKTPKEYRSLFSNLLHTSASGEK; this is encoded by the coding sequence GTGTCCGGGCTGCTGATTATCGATGATGAAGTGGAAACTCGCCAGGAAATCCGATTGATGATTGAGGAAAGTTCATATAACTACTTTTCGGTTTGTGAAGCCGGTTCCGCCGAGAGGGGCCTGATGCTGTTGAAACAAAATCAGCCGGGGATTGTCATACTGGACTTGTCCCTGCCAGATATGGACGGGATCCAATTGGGGAAAAAGGCTCTTGAATTGAACCCGCAGGTCTCGATCATAGTGCTGACCCACCTGAAAATGTTCGATTTGGTGCAAGCTTGCATGAATGCCGGTTTTTCCAGATATTATTTGAAACCGCTTTCAAAAGTGGATCTGCTTTCCGCGTTAGACAAGTTATTAATCCCGGATCTCGTCAAAGAAACCAGCTATCTGAGGAAAGTTTCCTCTTCCAATGATTTCGAGGTCGACCTCGGCAATCCAATTGAAAGCGCAACCGGTTATATTCACAGTCATTTTCACGAACCGATCACATTGAACGAAGTTGCCGACCGTGTATATCTGAGCGCCTCTCATTTCAGCCGACTGTTCAAGGCGGAAATGGGGGTTACGTTTATTGAATACCTCACCAGATACAGGCTGGAACAATCGAAGAAACTGCTGAAAATGACATCACTGCCGATAGAGGTAATCGCCAATAATACCGGTTTTGCAAACGCAAGTTATTTTGCCACGACCTTTAAACGATTGGAGGGAAAAACGCCAAAAGAATACAGGAGCTTATTTTCAAATTTATTGCATACGTCTGCTTCCGGGGAAAAATAA
- a CDS encoding XdhC family protein → MLNILEELQRCLQTKDRAVVATILQVEGSAYRREGARCLILENGSIVGTLSGGCVEGDLLEHAREVIKTGIPQQIRYDFRMDGDLFWGLGVGCNGAITIWLQAFDPIRSPEEAENMISSFRKGTSCNSTYLTGLVVESDDPLQVPVGTELLLGPPVDRIHASDGLTCGLQDMIVEGVAVKLFIEMVKPRPRLVIFGAGPDAVPLVRGAKALEWHVSLVDHRQNHLNQPYFSDVDERVTVFKSEYLQFSVYYGSYVVVMTHNYELDRMLVGQLISCPIPYLGVLGSHQRMERMLQEIQMGGVNLNEQLLEKLHSPVGLDIGAESPEEIALSILSELLCRKNGRNGQFLKLRKHPLHARPAGEWKPVLA, encoded by the coding sequence ATGCTGAATATTCTGGAGGAGCTGCAACGGTGTTTGCAAACAAAAGATCGTGCGGTGGTGGCAACGATCTTGCAAGTGGAAGGATCCGCATACAGACGTGAAGGGGCCCGGTGCCTGATTTTAGAAAACGGAAGCATCGTAGGAACGCTGAGCGGAGGTTGTGTGGAAGGGGATCTTCTCGAGCATGCACGGGAAGTGATAAAGACCGGCATTCCACAGCAAATCAGGTATGATTTCCGGATGGATGGCGATCTGTTTTGGGGATTAGGGGTAGGTTGCAACGGCGCCATCACCATATGGCTTCAGGCGTTTGATCCGATACGATCTCCCGAAGAAGCAGAAAATATGATTTCGTCTTTTCGAAAGGGAACATCCTGCAACAGCACTTATCTGACAGGACTTGTGGTGGAATCCGATGATCCGTTGCAGGTTCCGGTCGGAACTGAACTTCTTCTGGGGCCGCCGGTTGATAGGATTCACGCATCCGACGGGTTAACATGTGGACTGCAAGACATGATAGTTGAAGGTGTGGCAGTGAAGTTGTTTATCGAGATGGTAAAGCCCCGCCCGCGACTGGTGATTTTCGGAGCGGGACCGGACGCCGTACCGCTCGTCCGGGGAGCTAAAGCGCTTGAATGGCATGTAAGCTTAGTAGATCATCGACAGAATCATCTAAACCAACCGTATTTTTCGGATGTGGACGAACGTGTAACAGTATTTAAGAGTGAATATTTACAATTTTCGGTCTACTATGGATCGTACGTGGTCGTGATGACACACAATTATGAGTTAGACCGGATGCTGGTCGGACAATTGATTTCCTGTCCCATTCCGTATCTGGGAGTACTCGGTTCCCATCAACGAATGGAGCGGATGCTTCAGGAAATTCAAATGGGTGGTGTCAATTTAAATGAGCAGTTGTTGGAAAAGCTGCATTCCCCTGTGGGTTTGGATATAGGGGCTGAGTCGCCGGAGGAAATCGCTTTAAGTATCCTCTCGGAACTGCTTTGCCGGAAGAATGGCCGGAACGGCCAATTTTTAAAGTTGCGAAAGCACCCCTTGCATGCGAGACCGGCAGGCGAGTGGAAGCCGGTACTCGCATGA
- a CDS encoding xanthine dehydrogenase family protein molybdopterin-binding subunit gives MKQNSIGQPMPRVEDSRLTSGQGSYIEDLSPVPNIHYAAILRSPYAHARITSIRTDKAEQMPGVKGVVTGLDIIEMTQPFPVGVTAPVKYYALAVDKVRFVGEPVAVVVAKNRYLAEDALEAIEVEYEPLPVVVDIEKTMEADAPVLHEEVGSNIANHRVFNYGDVDNAFAEADLVLKHKFHFPKYSATPVETYGVIAHYQASGNNLTIWSNFHGPFTLQSVMAAALQIPSNHLRIIIPKDIGGSYGIKAGVLPYMVLMGVVSRKTGLPVKWIEDRQEHLMASSSGTDRVTWIEAAIKNDGTVTGLKMKMVDNVGAYIRAPEPACLYRTHSNSTGAYRIQNLFMETIAVMTNKCPTGLIRGYGGQQMYFPLERIMHMVAEKLAMDPAEVIRRNLIRTEEFPYRTASGGIYDSGDYRTAFEKALELVHYDEFRKRQQSARQQGKYMGIGLTCIVEPSGSNMGYITLALTPEQRAKSLPKSGCAEGATVSIDPAGSISVRISTVPTGQGHETVAAQVVGEVLGVDPKSVKVIAEMDTLTSPWSVASGSYSSRFAPIGSSAVYQAAVKVREKLRTIAADQLQVPVDELHFENGKVVVRDQPDKQISLRRIIGSVHWNPQGLPEGIEPGIHETAFYTIPTALPPDENDQVNGSAAYGFVADAVTVEVDADTGEVKVLDYITVHDAGKLLNPLIANGQIMGGLAHGLGGALYEELAYDKNGQFLTGSFMDYLCPTATEMPPVTIKHFETPSPLTPLGAKGLGEGNTMSAPVVIANAVADALSPLGITINSLPLSPNRIWSLIQEAQNKQQLKEELI, from the coding sequence TTGAAACAAAACAGTATTGGCCAACCGATGCCACGTGTCGAGGATTCGCGTCTGACTTCGGGACAGGGCAGTTATATCGAAGATTTGAGTCCGGTTCCCAACATCCACTACGCTGCCATTTTGCGCAGTCCTTATGCGCATGCGAGAATCACATCGATTCGAACTGACAAAGCGGAACAAATGCCGGGAGTCAAAGGGGTAGTGACTGGGCTGGACATTATCGAAATGACCCAGCCGTTTCCGGTAGGGGTGACCGCCCCGGTCAAGTACTATGCGCTTGCCGTGGACAAAGTTCGTTTTGTCGGTGAACCGGTTGCGGTAGTAGTAGCCAAAAACCGGTATCTGGCTGAGGATGCGCTCGAGGCCATCGAAGTGGAATATGAACCTCTTCCAGTCGTGGTGGACATTGAAAAGACGATGGAAGCGGACGCTCCGGTCCTGCATGAGGAAGTCGGCAGCAATATTGCCAATCACCGTGTATTCAACTACGGCGACGTGGACAACGCATTTGCCGAAGCCGATCTGGTGCTGAAACATAAGTTTCATTTTCCAAAATACAGCGCCACTCCGGTCGAGACATACGGAGTGATTGCCCACTACCAGGCGAGTGGCAACAATCTGACGATCTGGTCCAACTTTCACGGTCCGTTTACATTGCAATCGGTGATGGCAGCCGCATTGCAAATCCCGAGCAATCATCTGCGAATCATCATACCGAAGGATATCGGCGGCAGTTACGGGATAAAAGCAGGTGTTCTCCCGTACATGGTGCTGATGGGAGTGGTATCGAGGAAAACCGGTTTGCCGGTGAAATGGATCGAAGACCGCCAGGAACATCTGATGGCCAGCTCCAGTGGAACGGATCGTGTTACCTGGATCGAAGCCGCCATCAAAAATGACGGTACGGTAACGGGATTAAAAATGAAAATGGTGGATAACGTGGGTGCCTATATCCGTGCACCCGAGCCAGCCTGTTTGTACCGAACCCATTCGAACAGCACGGGGGCGTATCGGATTCAGAACCTGTTTATGGAAACGATTGCGGTAATGACCAACAAGTGTCCAACGGGTTTGATTCGCGGGTATGGAGGCCAGCAGATGTATTTTCCGCTGGAACGGATCATGCATATGGTTGCGGAAAAACTGGCTATGGACCCTGCGGAAGTCATCAGGCGAAACCTGATTCGGACCGAAGAATTCCCTTATCGAACGGCGTCAGGAGGCATTTATGACAGCGGGGATTACCGGACGGCGTTTGAAAAAGCGCTGGAACTGGTGCATTATGACGAATTTCGCAAGCGCCAACAGTCAGCGAGACAGCAGGGGAAATACATGGGAATCGGGTTGACCTGTATCGTAGAACCTTCCGGGTCGAATATGGGGTATATTACATTGGCGTTGACACCGGAGCAGAGGGCGAAGTCGCTTCCGAAATCAGGATGTGCGGAAGGAGCTACGGTTTCGATCGATCCGGCAGGAAGCATCAGTGTACGGATCAGTACCGTTCCAACCGGACAGGGGCATGAAACGGTCGCTGCCCAGGTGGTAGGGGAAGTGCTTGGAGTAGATCCGAAATCGGTGAAAGTGATTGCTGAGATGGATACACTAACCAGTCCTTGGTCGGTGGCCTCAGGAAGCTATTCGAGCCGTTTTGCGCCGATCGGTTCAAGCGCCGTATATCAGGCGGCTGTCAAGGTGCGTGAGAAACTGAGGACAATTGCAGCCGACCAGCTGCAAGTACCGGTTGACGAGCTTCACTTCGAGAACGGAAAAGTTGTGGTCCGGGACCAACCTGACAAGCAAATTTCTTTGCGCAGAATCATCGGATCGGTACATTGGAACCCGCAAGGGCTGCCGGAGGGAATCGAACCGGGAATTCATGAAACCGCTTTCTATACCATTCCAACCGCTCTGCCACCAGATGAGAACGATCAGGTGAACGGTTCGGCCGCATATGGATTTGTTGCGGACGCGGTGACTGTCGAAGTGGATGCAGATACGGGCGAAGTCAAAGTTCTCGATTACATCACGGTTCATGATGCGGGGAAGCTGTTGAACCCGCTGATTGCAAATGGCCAAATCATGGGCGGATTGGCGCACGGCCTTGGCGGCGCGCTGTATGAGGAACTGGCTTATGACAAAAACGGTCAGTTTTTAACGGGGAGTTTTATGGATTATTTGTGCCCGACAGCAACCGAAATGCCGCCAGTGACAATCAAGCATTTTGAGACTCCGTCTCCGCTGACGCCTCTTGGGGCGAAAGGGCTAGGAGAAGGGAATACGATGAGCGCTCCCGTGGTGATCGCGAATGCGGTTGCGGATGCTCTTTCCCCTTTGGGTATTACAATTAACAGCTTGCCGTTGTCGCCGAACCGGATTTGGTCCCTGATACAGGAAGCCCAAAACAAACAGCAGTTGAAGGAGGAATTGATATGA
- a CDS encoding SRPBCC family protein — translation MTGSGVIELNAPIEQVWQKLMDPDVLTECILGCKQLELIEEGKYRADLSIGIAAVKGKYDATVSLVDIQAPKSYKLVVHGEGAPGFVDAEGLIELTPIEVEKTALSYNYTAEVGGKVAAIGQRMLGGVAKLLINDFFKKIKKEIETAQRSA, via the coding sequence ATGACCGGCAGCGGCGTTATTGAATTGAACGCACCGATCGAACAGGTTTGGCAGAAATTGATGGATCCGGACGTACTCACCGAATGTATTTTGGGCTGCAAGCAGCTGGAATTGATTGAGGAAGGCAAATACCGCGCCGATCTTTCCATTGGGATTGCCGCAGTCAAGGGAAAATATGATGCAACGGTTTCGCTTGTGGATATACAGGCTCCGAAAAGCTACAAACTGGTAGTTCACGGGGAAGGCGCACCAGGTTTTGTTGACGCGGAAGGCCTGATCGAGCTAACTCCGATTGAGGTAGAAAAAACCGCTCTCTCATATAACTATACGGCTGAAGTTGGCGGGAAAGTGGCGGCTATCGGGCAAAGGATGCTTGGCGGTGTAGCCAAATTATTAATCAATGATTTTTTCAAGAAAATCAAAAAGGAAATAGAAACCGCTCAACGATCTGCCTAG
- a CDS encoding FAD binding domain-containing protein, with protein MKPALFDYFRPSTLEEALQLLSAHGQGGKLIAGGQSLVPILNMRLSAPECLIDINGLQELDYVRYEDGWLRIGALTRQREVERSRLIREKIPLLSEAVPFIGHMQTRNRGTIGGSIVHADPTAELPLSLLALNGSAVIQSADETREVDLREFFITYLTTDIMPGELLTEVKVPVDSVPKGYSFHEFSRRHGDFALVAAACVLDSDPQGRILTARITLGGVDSIPVLAEDAAGILIGEKLTDTLLEEVGRMAAMNVDPEGDLHATREYRLHLAGVFAKRAVKTAYIRATGKEGAL; from the coding sequence ATGAAACCGGCATTGTTTGATTACTTCCGTCCCTCCACGCTGGAGGAAGCGCTGCAACTGCTGTCTGCGCACGGTCAGGGAGGGAAACTGATCGCCGGGGGGCAGAGTTTGGTCCCGATTTTGAACATGCGGCTGTCCGCTCCTGAGTGTCTGATCGACATCAATGGACTGCAGGAGTTGGACTATGTTCGATATGAGGACGGATGGCTCAGGATCGGCGCTTTAACCCGCCAGAGGGAAGTGGAAAGATCCCGCTTGATCAGGGAAAAAATTCCCTTGCTTTCGGAAGCGGTTCCGTTTATCGGACACATGCAGACCCGCAACCGGGGCACCATTGGCGGCAGCATCGTGCATGCCGACCCGACAGCGGAACTCCCTCTGTCCTTGCTGGCGTTAAACGGGAGTGCCGTGATTCAAAGCGCTGATGAAACAAGGGAGGTGGATTTAAGAGAATTTTTTATTACCTATTTGACAACCGATATTATGCCAGGTGAACTTCTGACCGAAGTAAAGGTCCCTGTAGATTCGGTGCCAAAGGGATATTCGTTTCACGAATTCAGCAGAAGACATGGAGATTTTGCGTTGGTAGCGGCAGCTTGCGTTCTTGACAGCGACCCGCAAGGGCGTATTCTCACGGCCCGGATTACATTGGGTGGTGTTGACTCGATTCCTGTTCTGGCAGAGGATGCAGCCGGAATTTTAATCGGCGAAAAGCTTACGGACACCCTATTGGAAGAGGTCGGGCGGATGGCTGCCATGAATGTCGATCCGGAGGGCGATCTTCACGCGACCAGGGAGTACAGACTACATCTGGCCGGGGTATTTGCCAAAAGAGCCGTTAAAACCGCCTATATCAGGGCAACCGGAAAGGAGGGAGCATTGTGA
- a CDS encoding (2Fe-2S)-binding protein — protein MIQVSRDQTVEIRLKINGKVYQERVEPRKLLSDFLREDCGLSGTHVGCEHGVCGACTVLVNGSAVRSCLMFAVQAADTEIMTVEGLAADNRPHPLQQAFTECHALQCGFCTPGILMSSVEFLNSHSDPTTDQIKEMLSGHLCRCTGYKGIIEAIEKVASRQKEGEKIDGSGDTV, from the coding sequence GTGATCCAAGTGTCCAGAGATCAAACGGTTGAAATCCGGCTGAAAATCAACGGCAAAGTGTATCAGGAACGAGTGGAACCGCGAAAACTTCTCAGTGACTTTTTGCGGGAAGACTGCGGGTTGTCCGGAACACATGTCGGATGTGAGCATGGCGTATGCGGGGCATGTACAGTACTGGTTAACGGCTCTGCTGTAAGGAGCTGCCTGATGTTTGCCGTACAGGCGGCGGACACCGAGATCATGACAGTGGAAGGGCTTGCAGCAGACAATCGCCCCCATCCCCTGCAACAGGCTTTCACCGAGTGTCATGCCCTGCAATGCGGCTTCTGTACCCCTGGCATCCTGATGTCGTCAGTAGAATTTCTGAACTCTCACTCCGATCCGACCACAGATCAGATCAAGGAGATGTTGTCAGGTCATTTGTGCAGATGCACTGGCTACAAAGGAATTATCGAAGCGATTGAAAAAGTGGCGAGCAGGCAGAAGGAAGGTGAGAAAATCGATGGATCTGGGGACACTGTTTGA
- a CDS encoding class I adenylate-forming enzyme family protein, whose protein sequence is MDLGTLFEFACERHPHYEALVEENTRLSYQELNREIDRLASGLQALGIKQGDRVVLVLKNRLEMVTLYWAVQKIGAVFTPINFRLSPEEIKYCVQDAGAAAVVYEPVSEHAVREAIHELKTLKIGVQGAQGVDVTYGELQKKGTGKPDRPQIHDGDVCLMLYTSGTTGRPKGVPRTHLNEYSAAVAHIVQNQYEVQESTIGVMPLYHTMGMRSLLSMAFLNGKLVMTPDYSAETVLQALDQEKITCVYLVPTIFHDLVYHPNFAKYNLSPLKKLGYAGAAMTKALTEEIIKKLRPEIFVNHYGSSEVYTFSICNYLDKKPGCAGKAGFHQRIRIVVPDPDGHSTPDDLVPAGIPGEIIVDLRSSEAFQGYWNRPDATKKAIRDGWYFTGDMGMIDQEGDLYVLGRVDDMIISGGENIHPLEVEDVVAKHPKVAEVAVVGLPDTRWGEIVTAFIVPKDPSLTVEELDEYCRDSHQLSNFKRPRKYVLVSAIPKSPVGKILRRKLRSGEYEELIMKRESAS, encoded by the coding sequence ATGGATCTGGGGACACTGTTTGAATTTGCTTGCGAACGGCACCCTCATTATGAAGCGCTGGTTGAAGAAAATACCCGGTTAAGCTATCAGGAATTGAACCGGGAGATTGACAGGCTTGCCTCAGGTTTACAGGCTCTTGGGATCAAACAAGGAGACCGGGTTGTCCTCGTACTGAAAAACAGATTGGAAATGGTAACGCTTTACTGGGCCGTACAAAAAATTGGCGCCGTCTTCACCCCGATCAATTTCCGGTTGTCGCCCGAAGAAATCAAATATTGCGTACAGGATGCGGGCGCCGCAGCGGTTGTGTATGAACCGGTAAGTGAACATGCGGTACGGGAAGCGATCCATGAACTGAAAACATTGAAAATCGGTGTGCAAGGCGCCCAAGGAGTCGATGTCACCTACGGGGAACTGCAGAAAAAAGGAACCGGCAAACCTGATAGACCCCAAATACATGATGGCGACGTTTGTCTGATGTTATATACATCAGGCACGACCGGCCGGCCTAAGGGGGTTCCGCGCACGCATCTGAACGAGTACAGCGCGGCAGTTGCCCATATCGTCCAAAATCAGTATGAGGTTCAGGAAAGCACCATAGGCGTCATGCCTTTGTATCACACCATGGGCATGCGTTCCCTCCTATCGATGGCTTTCCTGAACGGGAAATTGGTCATGACACCCGATTACAGCGCCGAAACCGTACTTCAGGCACTGGATCAAGAAAAGATCACCTGTGTATATCTGGTGCCTACCATATTCCATGATCTAGTATACCATCCCAATTTTGCAAAATATAATCTTTCTCCACTAAAAAAATTGGGATACGCCGGCGCCGCAATGACCAAGGCATTGACGGAAGAGATCATCAAAAAATTGCGCCCGGAGATCTTTGTCAACCATTACGGCTCATCCGAGGTGTATACGTTTTCGATCTGCAATTATCTGGATAAAAAACCGGGATGCGCGGGAAAAGCAGGATTTCATCAGCGTATTCGGATCGTGGTGCCTGACCCGGACGGTCATTCAACCCCTGACGATTTGGTCCCGGCTGGGATTCCCGGTGAAATCATTGTTGACCTCCGATCGAGCGAAGCGTTCCAGGGGTACTGGAACCGGCCCGATGCAACGAAAAAGGCAATCCGCGACGGATGGTATTTTACGGGTGATATGGGGATGATCGACCAGGAAGGGGATTTATATGTGCTGGGGAGGGTCGATGACATGATTATTTCGGGCGGCGAAAACATTCACCCGCTTGAAGTGGAGGATGTGGTCGCCAAACACCCGAAAGTGGCCGAAGTGGCTGTGGTCGGGCTGCCCGATACGCGCTGGGGTGAAATTGTTACCGCCTTTATCGTACCGAAAGATCCGTCGTTGACGGTGGAAGAGTTGGATGAGTATTGCAGGGACAGCCATCAACTATCAAATTTTAAACGCCCCAGGAAGTATGTATTGGTGTCCGCCATACCGAAGAGCCCGGTTGGGAAAATCCTTCGCCGCAAGCTCCGCAGCGGGGAATATGAAGAACTGATTATGAAAAGGGAGAGTGCATCGTAA
- a CDS encoding enoyl-CoA hydratase/isomerase family protein, whose protein sequence is MEQQNQGQTAVNEWDHIRVEKNPERKTATIILDRPEKMNNLSYIARFHLNQIFEQLNKDDEVRVIIMKGEGTQAFTSGGNIAQFMERHPEELSVLHKNVAAPERSPKPVIAQLQGYTFGVGLEIAMACDFRVASETTLLALPEIKLGMIPGSGGTQRIARIAGLGRAKDMIMRGRRIPAEEAYQWGLLTTVVPQAELESAVQNLVDELLQYSPLALRVLKQVLNASQEGPLSAGLEIEGYAYGMLRSTDDFREGVEAFYDKRKPNFKGK, encoded by the coding sequence ATGGAACAACAAAATCAAGGACAAACGGCTGTTAATGAATGGGATCACATTCGGGTCGAAAAGAATCCGGAACGAAAAACGGCAACCATCATTCTGGACCGCCCGGAAAAAATGAATAATTTGAGCTATATCGCGCGGTTCCATCTGAACCAAATATTTGAACAGTTAAATAAGGATGACGAAGTACGGGTCATTATCATGAAAGGCGAGGGGACCCAGGCGTTCACCTCCGGCGGAAACATCGCACAGTTCATGGAACGGCACCCGGAGGAACTTTCCGTATTGCATAAAAATGTGGCTGCGCCTGAACGTTCGCCAAAACCGGTCATCGCTCAACTGCAAGGCTACACGTTCGGTGTAGGACTTGAGATCGCCATGGCGTGCGATTTCCGGGTTGCTTCGGAAACCACCCTGCTGGCTCTGCCGGAAATTAAACTGGGCATGATTCCCGGAAGCGGCGGTACGCAGCGGATCGCTCGAATTGCAGGACTTGGCCGGGCGAAAGACATGATTATGCGAGGCCGTCGCATTCCAGCGGAGGAGGCCTACCAATGGGGATTGCTAACGACAGTAGTGCCGCAAGCAGAGTTGGAATCTGCTGTGCAAAACCTGGTGGATGAACTGCTGCAGTACTCGCCTCTTGCCTTGCGGGTATTGAAGCAGGTCTTAAACGCATCCCAGGAAGGTCCCCTAAGCGCCGGGCTTGAGATTGAGGGATATGCTTATGGAATGCTCAGGAGTACGGATGATTTTAGAGAAGGGGTGGAAGCGTTCTACGACAAGCGCAAGCCGAATTTTAAGGGCAAATAA